The proteins below are encoded in one region of Rhododendron vialii isolate Sample 1 chromosome 7a, ASM3025357v1:
- the LOC131333292 gene encoding probable membrane-associated kinase regulator 2, with translation MDTFRFLKYWKTHGVFPVNACSTPRMTITSTIPTAVSHHHPSSTDISPEEDHKTKHETIVSTGDDDSDGEKERDEFFKFTEPIDLYFKANEESRSSAVKSAMKLRTLMWKLKKSKGDEAEKIEFDDSVLTTANQTQRKLMTAELRVKEVTKYEKLTQTPDSRRLVRTPSYQNKEEVTEFEKLAWTPSVLRLIRTLSYRNEEATKLEKLAWTPSALRLARAPSYRNEEEVTKFEKLAWTPSLLRLVRTPGYQKKEEVTKSEKQHISKESGPNQTRFSSDLVQKYIEKVKPMYIGASKRYNEKKVRLAAQLRIKSPRETRSGQSPPAMLYTRKSTAEKRRSRQHEMTEAPPRPVVLKNWKQGNLPARLRVGRKHVGKGRSASSGFTQEKMRDDSVLDKEDGIQSAILHCKRSLNGSRGISSVL, from the coding sequence ATGGATACTTTTCGCTTCCTCAAATACTGGAAAACTCACGGTGTCTTCCCGGTTAACGCCTGTTCTACTCCACGCATGACCATTACTTCAACGATTCCCACCGCCGTGAGTCATCATCACCCATCATCAACCGACATATCACCGGAGGAAGACCACAAAACAAAGCACGAAACCATTGTCTCTACGGGAGACGATGACAGCGACGgtgagaaggagagagatgagtTCTTCAAATTCACAGAACCGATTGACCTTTACTTCAAAGCCAACGAGGAATCGCGATCATCTGCGGTGAAATCGGCCATGAAGCTTAGAACACTGATGTGGAAGCTGAAGAAATCGAAGGGAGATGAAGCAGAAAAGATAGAGTTTGATGATTCTGTCTTAACCACAGCGAATCAAACGCAGAGAAAGTTAATGACGGCGGAATTGAGAGTGAAAGAAGTAACCAAGTATGAGAAGCTAACTCAGACACCTGACTCACGTAGGCTGGTCCGGACACCTAGTtatcaaaacaaagaagaagtaaCCGAGTTCGAGAAGCTAGCCTGGACACCTAGTGTGCTTAGATTGATCCGAACACTTAGTTATCGAAACGAAGAAGCAACCAAGCTCGAGAAGCTAGCTTGGACACCTAGTGCGCTTAGACTGGCCCGAGCGCCTAGTTAtcgaaatgaagaagaagtaaCCAAGTTCGAGAAGCTAGCATGGACACCTAGTTTACTTAGACTGGTCCGAACACCTGGttatcaaaagaaagaagaagtaacCAAGTCCGAGAAGCAGCACATCTCAAAGGAATCGGGTCCAAACCAAACCCGATTTTCTTCGGATTTGGTGCAGAAATATATAGAAAAGGTTAAACCTATGTACATTGGAGCATCGAAGCGCTACAACGAGAAAAAAGTGAGGCTTGCAGCACAGCTGAGGATAAAATCGCCAAGAGAAACGAGGTCCGGACAATCTCCGCCTGCCATGTTGTATACTAGAAAGTCAACGGCGGAGAAAAGACGGTCCAGGCAACATGAGATGACGGAAGCGCCGCCCCGGCCGGTGGTTTTGAAGAATTGGAAACAGGGGAATTTACCGGCGAGGCTGCGGGTGGGACGTAAGCATGTGGGGAAGGGACGATCAGCGAGTTCTGGGTTTACTCAGGAAAAAATGCGAGACGACTCGGTGTTGGACAAAGAGGATGGGATTCAGAGCGCCATTCTGCATTGCAAGAGATCGCTCAATGGGTCCAGAGGTATATCATCCGTTCtttga